A part of Vibrio sp. B1FLJ16 genomic DNA contains:
- a CDS encoding TonB-dependent receptor, translating into MNIKKGRLQISTVAMAVSAVCTVCVAQAQETITDEKIVVVSSRTPKAISDIPGTVWYISSEQIEREYRGGKSLGEILASTVPSLDVSSGARTNYGQNLRGRKMLVMIDGVSLQSSRQISRYLDSIDPFNIDRIEVLSGATSIYGAGASGGVINIISKKALSEDLEFESFVSGSSGFNSGEDFDYKLAQALAGGNDKLQARASVVYSETQGYFDANGDIATPDISQGSLQFNQTVDFLTTVGITLSETKQWNLLGQYYDSQQDSPYGLYIEGSDFIDVREGFDSDREHGTERIMLSASYIDEKFLGHQLIAEASYRKEDQTYTPYYQSSGQQITDVISLKAALAKSIQRFNIVYGIDAYQDKLDSNQALYDSTIANNSGNLINKTYAKVGRYPGIEVSSVAGFVQADYAISDDWNVEGGFRYQYIENEIDDFVGYSQQKKIAAGSGTSADAVPGGKTDYSVGLFNLGTIYHLNTDSQIWANFSQGFDLADPAKYYGQGNYTLVGDHWQLNDSINVNKSKMSGIKTDSFELGYRLDTGELNIQTAAYYSQSDKSVTYNKTTLLINEIDDKKRTYGLEAQASYWVDDNIQIGASGHYVVSEVKGDDGWEDFTAGEASTSKANAWAGWYDTNLALKLQGQTMFDYEDDSDNKLDGYTVFDLVGSYQLPVGSLGFGIQNLFDKDYTTIWGQRAEIVYSSHYDAAAYDYKGRGRTFTLNYQVSY; encoded by the coding sequence ATGAACATTAAAAAAGGACGTTTACAAATTTCCACAGTGGCTATGGCTGTTAGTGCAGTCTGCACTGTGTGCGTTGCTCAAGCACAAGAAACCATCACCGACGAAAAAATCGTTGTCGTCTCCAGTCGTACTCCCAAAGCAATTAGCGATATACCGGGAACAGTTTGGTATATCAGTTCCGAGCAAATCGAGCGGGAATATAGAGGCGGAAAATCGCTTGGTGAGATACTCGCATCAACCGTCCCTTCTTTAGATGTAAGTAGCGGCGCCCGAACCAATTACGGACAAAACCTGCGTGGACGTAAGATGCTCGTGATGATTGACGGTGTCTCTCTACAGTCATCTCGCCAAATCAGTCGTTACCTGGATTCGATTGACCCGTTTAACATTGATCGTATTGAAGTCCTGTCAGGAGCTACCTCTATATACGGTGCCGGCGCATCTGGTGGTGTGATTAACATCATCAGCAAAAAAGCTTTGAGCGAAGACTTAGAGTTTGAATCATTTGTTAGTGGCTCATCTGGCTTCAACTCAGGTGAAGATTTTGATTACAAACTTGCCCAGGCGCTTGCTGGCGGTAATGATAAACTTCAGGCTCGTGCGTCTGTCGTTTACAGCGAAACTCAAGGTTACTTCGATGCGAATGGTGATATCGCTACCCCAGATATTTCACAAGGTTCATTGCAGTTCAACCAAACTGTCGATTTTCTCACCACGGTTGGTATTACGCTTTCTGAGACAAAGCAGTGGAACCTTCTGGGGCAATACTACGACAGCCAACAAGACTCCCCTTACGGCCTCTATATTGAAGGCAGTGACTTCATCGATGTTCGTGAAGGTTTTGATTCAGACCGCGAGCACGGAACAGAACGCATCATGCTAAGCGCATCTTATATTGATGAGAAGTTCCTGGGGCACCAGTTGATTGCCGAAGCTTCATATCGTAAAGAAGATCAGACGTACACGCCCTACTATCAATCTTCTGGTCAGCAAATTACCGATGTCATTTCATTAAAAGCGGCTCTTGCCAAAAGTATACAACGCTTCAACATCGTTTATGGCATAGACGCATATCAAGACAAACTCGATAGCAACCAAGCGCTGTACGATTCTACCATCGCCAACAATTCCGGAAATCTAATCAATAAAACTTACGCCAAAGTCGGTCGGTATCCGGGCATTGAGGTCAGCTCAGTTGCTGGTTTTGTTCAAGCGGACTATGCAATCAGCGACGATTGGAATGTTGAAGGCGGATTTCGTTACCAATACATTGAGAACGAGATTGACGATTTCGTAGGTTACAGCCAACAGAAAAAGATAGCGGCAGGAAGTGGTACCTCTGCAGATGCTGTTCCGGGAGGTAAAACAGACTACAGTGTCGGACTGTTTAACTTAGGCACGATCTATCACTTAAATACAGACTCTCAAATCTGGGCCAACTTCTCTCAAGGTTTTGACCTTGCCGACCCAGCGAAATACTACGGACAAGGTAACTACACTTTAGTTGGCGACCACTGGCAGTTGAACGACAGTATCAACGTAAACAAGTCTAAAATGTCGGGGATCAAAACCGACAGTTTTGAACTTGGCTACCGTCTTGACACTGGTGAACTGAATATACAAACCGCTGCTTATTATTCACAATCTGATAAGTCGGTCACCTACAATAAAACAACATTGCTGATCAACGAAATAGACGATAAAAAGCGTACCTATGGGCTAGAGGCACAGGCCTCTTACTGGGTGGACGACAACATCCAGATCGGTGCATCTGGCCACTACGTTGTTTCTGAAGTGAAAGGTGATGATGGCTGGGAAGATTTCACTGCTGGTGAAGCCAGTACCTCAAAAGCAAACGCCTGGGCGGGTTGGTACGACACAAACCTGGCTTTAAAACTTCAAGGCCAAACCATGTTTGATTACGAAGATGATTCTGATAACAAACTTGATGGCTATACAGTATTTGACTTAGTGGGAAGTTATCAGCTTCCGGTTGGAAGTCTGGGATTTGGTATTCAAAACCTGTTTGATAAAGATTACACAACCATATGGGGCCAGCGCGCTGAAATTGTGTATTCCTCTCACTACGATGCCGCAGCCTATGACTATAAAGGCCGTGGTCGGACTTTTACTTTGAACTACCAAGTAAGCTACTAA
- a CDS encoding GntR family transcriptional regulator, whose product MDTTGITKLQQTLLFKVVASLKVNDAKAGSSLNESSLAQQFEVSRTPVRAVLKHLCAQGITKAVPYKGFVLQVDAAKIKGTDQNANQKSREEQLYLQVLMDLFFDELECSFSEKDLQQHYDASRGEIQAVLRVLENDGILRHSPGYKWQLDGVLNTLDRHTESYRCRLVFEPAGLLEPSWSLDRTALERCRERHNQAIEEPHTVTANQLFNLSAEFHELLAACSGNRFFLSIMQQHNRLRKATDLVSMQLQSSVGSSCQRRLDIIELLLTGNNKEAADKLVQLLENDVRVMKRTYNDVMNIPLSERQKLVNSISGINR is encoded by the coding sequence ATGGACACGACAGGAATTACCAAACTTCAACAAACTCTGTTATTCAAAGTCGTTGCAAGCCTTAAAGTCAATGATGCTAAAGCTGGTAGCAGCCTCAATGAATCCTCTCTGGCGCAGCAATTTGAAGTGTCGAGAACCCCGGTTCGTGCGGTGCTCAAACACCTGTGCGCGCAAGGCATCACGAAGGCCGTTCCTTACAAAGGATTTGTATTGCAAGTCGACGCAGCAAAGATCAAAGGCACCGACCAAAACGCGAATCAGAAGTCGCGCGAAGAGCAATTATACCTGCAAGTGTTAATGGATTTGTTTTTTGACGAGCTGGAATGCTCCTTTTCTGAGAAAGATCTGCAACAACACTACGACGCCAGTCGCGGAGAAATACAGGCAGTTCTTAGGGTATTGGAGAACGATGGTATTTTGCGCCATAGCCCGGGATATAAGTGGCAGCTTGACGGTGTATTGAACACGCTCGATAGACATACAGAAAGTTACCGATGCCGGTTAGTTTTCGAGCCTGCGGGACTGCTCGAACCAAGCTGGTCTCTTGACCGTACAGCACTTGAACGTTGCCGAGAACGTCACAATCAGGCCATCGAAGAACCACATACCGTAACGGCCAATCAACTATTTAATTTAAGTGCAGAGTTTCACGAACTGCTTGCGGCTTGTTCAGGCAACCGTTTTTTCTTATCCATCATGCAGCAACATAATCGACTGCGTAAAGCGACCGACCTGGTCTCAATGCAGCTTCAGTCTTCTGTAGGTTCTTCCTGCCAGCGCCGGTTAGACATCATCGAGCTGCTGCTTACCGGAAACAACAAAGAGGCAGCTGATAAGCTCGTACAGTTACTGGAAAATGACGTTCGTGTGATGAAACGGACGTACAACGACGTGATGAACATACCTCTTTCAGAAAGGCAGAAACTGGTAAACAGTATTAGCGGGATAAATCGTTAA
- a CDS encoding threonine/serine exporter family protein, whose protein sequence is MPSQYRINKIVEIGDTLHRSGCAPYKVEKYTQFYANKHGVDVMIQATPTSINYQFPDDNNAVVMKRLKPASINLSLLANTIIRINQPSHEPVPESVGYPSWVIALANMGIPPAYLMLVGSTLEAVMISAMLGLLIWGCQRVCHSRRSIAVEFIAALLTGIIVAFLASTGLPIPVWALCIAAIVLFVPGLSIANSLECLAFNDLVSGTSLLGQSALTLMKLFVGIVIGLNIGEAIWGQALATTYKNEVPLALHIFGLFLISISLSILFNARPKDILLGLPVAALGMWGPFYLGFDAGWVAGTWVTTVLITLYGTWVAKKMELTGSIYIVQGIIILVPGSRVLISASQSVFEQSILPIPSIGLSALFMFSAIVAGQITAYSIYSPQIER, encoded by the coding sequence ATGCCGTCACAGTATCGAATCAACAAAATCGTTGAGATTGGCGACACTCTTCACCGTAGCGGATGTGCTCCTTATAAAGTTGAAAAGTACACTCAATTTTATGCTAACAAGCACGGCGTAGATGTCATGATTCAGGCAACACCCACTAGCATCAACTATCAGTTTCCTGATGACAATAATGCGGTGGTGATGAAGCGTTTAAAGCCCGCATCAATAAACCTTAGCTTATTGGCGAATACCATCATACGGATTAATCAGCCAAGCCATGAGCCCGTTCCCGAATCAGTTGGTTATCCTAGCTGGGTGATTGCTTTGGCCAATATGGGCATTCCACCAGCATACTTGATGCTGGTAGGCAGTACGTTAGAAGCTGTAATGATCTCCGCCATGCTCGGCCTGTTAATTTGGGGATGTCAGAGAGTTTGCCACTCCCGTCGCTCTATTGCGGTCGAATTTATCGCAGCACTACTTACAGGTATCATCGTAGCGTTTTTGGCAAGTACCGGGCTACCAATCCCTGTCTGGGCGTTATGCATTGCCGCTATCGTGCTATTCGTTCCTGGTTTATCGATTGCGAACTCTCTGGAGTGTCTCGCATTTAACGATTTAGTTTCCGGAACCAGCCTGTTAGGACAAAGTGCTTTAACGTTGATGAAGCTCTTTGTCGGTATTGTTATTGGCCTCAACATCGGTGAAGCGATTTGGGGACAGGCGCTTGCGACAACATACAAGAATGAAGTCCCACTGGCCTTACATATATTTGGTCTTTTCTTGATATCAATATCACTGAGCATTCTTTTTAATGCCCGACCAAAAGATATACTGCTTGGTTTACCCGTTGCTGCATTGGGAATGTGGGGGCCGTTTTACCTGGGCTTCGATGCTGGTTGGGTTGCCGGCACCTGGGTTACCACTGTTCTGATTACGCTATATGGTACCTGGGTTGCAAAAAAAATGGAGCTTACAGGGTCCATTTACATCGTTCAGGGCATTATTATTTTGGTACCGGGCAGTCGCGTACTTATCAGCGCCAGCCAGTCGGTGTTTGAGCAGTCTATCTTGCCAATCCCAAGCATCGGGCTTTCTGCGTTATTTATGTTCTCTGCCATTGTGGCTGGGCAGATAACCGCATATTCGATTTATTCCCCTCAGATTGAACGTTAA
- a CDS encoding outer membrane beta-barrel protein gives MKKHAVAMAIIAVLSAPSALAAVNLDQGTQEFGLQGSLDLDYVDDYLFVLNTSYGYFIYDKWEMGGVLDISMSDSTKQFQLGGFTEYNFTNSSNWVPYVGAAIQLANLTGDDGDYDFDFEDVTAMNVKLAGGVKYFINPHVAISAEVNYNIATDDINVTKDGVEDSFTRFIFGTRFYF, from the coding sequence ATGAAAAAACATGCAGTGGCCATGGCAATAATCGCGGTATTAAGCGCACCCTCAGCGCTCGCGGCAGTGAATTTAGATCAAGGTACTCAGGAGTTCGGCCTTCAAGGTAGCTTAGATCTTGATTATGTCGATGATTATCTATTCGTGCTCAATACTTCCTACGGGTATTTCATCTACGACAAATGGGAGATGGGCGGCGTGCTGGATATAAGCATGAGTGACAGTACTAAGCAATTCCAACTTGGTGGATTTACTGAATACAACTTTACTAACAGTAGTAACTGGGTTCCCTACGTAGGGGCAGCGATTCAACTCGCAAACCTCACTGGTGATGACGGTGACTATGATTTTGACTTTGAAGATGTGACAGCTATGAACGTCAAGCTTGCAGGTGGTGTGAAATACTTCATCAACCCACATGTGGCCATAAGTGCCGAGGTGAACTATAACATCGCCACAGACGATATTAATGTTACTAAAGACGGGGTTGAAGATAGCTTTACCCGCTTCATCTTCGGTACCCGTTTCTACTTCTGA
- a CDS encoding Cof-type HAD-IIB family hydrolase — MYKLIALDMDGTLLNSDKVISEENKQAIAKARESGVTVVLASGRPLEGMQDKLDELNIKSDKDFVLYYNGSMVKNVGTNEIIHQQIIDGKSAKLVARKAKELGAYVHAFSQIHGLITTEHNPYTDIEANINGLEITEMNFDSLEDDHPIIKAMMVAEPSKLTEVIAALPSELHETFTVVQSAAFFLEFLHPSSNKGVGVAAIAEYLGIQPQEVICMGDAENDHHMLEYAGLSVAMENAMDETKKIADYITESNDNHGVARAIEKFVLNV; from the coding sequence ATGTACAAATTGATCGCCCTAGACATGGACGGCACGTTGTTAAACAGCGACAAAGTAATCTCAGAAGAAAACAAACAAGCGATAGCTAAAGCTCGCGAATCAGGTGTCACCGTCGTTTTGGCATCAGGACGTCCACTAGAAGGTATGCAAGACAAACTGGACGAACTCAACATCAAGTCAGATAAAGACTTTGTCCTTTACTACAACGGCTCTATGGTTAAAAACGTGGGTACCAATGAAATCATCCACCAGCAAATCATTGATGGTAAATCAGCAAAATTAGTCGCTCGTAAGGCGAAGGAATTAGGTGCTTACGTACACGCGTTTAGTCAGATTCACGGCTTGATCACTACAGAACACAATCCGTATACGGACATCGAAGCAAACATTAACGGCCTCGAAATCACAGAGATGAACTTTGACTCGTTAGAAGACGACCATCCAATTATAAAAGCCATGATGGTTGCGGAGCCAAGTAAACTCACCGAAGTCATTGCCGCTCTGCCTTCTGAACTTCATGAAACCTTCACCGTGGTTCAAAGCGCTGCATTCTTCCTGGAGTTCCTCCACCCTTCCAGTAACAAAGGGGTTGGTGTTGCTGCGATTGCCGAGTACTTGGGCATTCAACCTCAAGAAGTGATTTGTATGGGAGATGCTGAAAACGATCACCATATGCTTGAGTACGCGGGGTTAAGTGTTGCGATGGAAAACGCAATGGATGAAACCAAGAAAATTGCCGACTACATTACCGAGAGCAACGACAATCACGGTGTCGCCCGAGCGATCGAGAAATTTGTTCTGAACGTTTAA
- the queE gene encoding 7-carboxy-7-deazaguanine synthase QueE — MFETIQGEGIFTGVPAVFVRLQVCPVGCSWCDTKQTWEAMEQDQRSIGDILVKTEDSPTWCVASAEDIAEQYKKQGFNAKHIVITGGEPCIYDLRPLAQVFEEMGCQCQIETSGTSEVVTSEQTWVTVSPKVAMKGKLPVLKSALERANEIKHPVGTQKDIDHLDELLASAEISPETIIALQPISQKPRATQLCIDTCVARNWRLSIQTHKYLSIA, encoded by the coding sequence ATGTTTGAAACCATCCAGGGAGAAGGAATCTTCACTGGCGTTCCTGCGGTCTTTGTTCGTCTTCAAGTGTGTCCGGTTGGATGTTCCTGGTGTGATACCAAGCAAACATGGGAAGCGATGGAGCAAGACCAACGTTCGATTGGTGATATTCTGGTTAAGACGGAAGATTCTCCGACGTGGTGTGTTGCATCAGCCGAAGACATTGCAGAGCAATATAAGAAGCAAGGTTTCAATGCGAAGCATATCGTTATAACTGGTGGTGAGCCGTGTATTTATGATTTACGCCCGCTAGCGCAAGTATTTGAAGAGATGGGCTGTCAGTGCCAGATAGAAACCAGTGGTACGTCAGAAGTTGTGACCTCAGAACAAACGTGGGTTACAGTGTCACCTAAAGTGGCAATGAAAGGTAAATTACCGGTTCTGAAAAGTGCCTTAGAAAGAGCTAATGAGATTAAGCATCCGGTTGGCACGCAGAAAGATATTGACCATCTTGATGAGCTGTTAGCTTCTGCTGAAATTTCGCCTGAAACGATCATCGCCTTACAGCCTATTAGCCAGAAACCACGCGCGACTCAATTGTGTATTGATACCTGTGTTGCTCGTAACTGGCGCTTGTCTATTCAAACTCATAAATACCTAAGTATTGCTTAA
- the queC gene encoding 7-cyano-7-deazaguanine synthase QueC, protein MKKAVVVFSGGQDSTTCLVQALKEFDEVHAITFDYGQRHKLEIEVAQKLAKDLGVAAHKVMDVGLLNELAISSLTRDDIPVSHELQDNGLPNSFVPGRNILFLTLAGIYAYQIGAESVITGVCETDFSGYPDCRDDFVKAMNTALVKGMDRQLMIQTPLMWLNKAETWALADQYDALQLVRENTLTCYNGIIGDGCGDCPSCDLRKAGLDDYLNNKEAVMQSLIQKQNSEA, encoded by the coding sequence ATGAAAAAAGCCGTCGTTGTTTTTAGTGGTGGACAAGATTCAACAACCTGTCTTGTACAAGCCCTAAAAGAGTTTGATGAAGTCCATGCTATTACTTTTGATTATGGTCAGCGCCATAAGCTGGAAATTGAAGTGGCACAAAAGCTGGCGAAAGATCTTGGCGTTGCTGCGCATAAAGTAATGGATGTGGGTCTGTTAAACGAACTGGCTATCAGCTCTTTGACCCGTGACGATATTCCTGTCTCTCATGAACTTCAGGACAATGGATTACCGAATTCTTTTGTTCCGGGGCGCAATATCCTGTTTTTAACTCTCGCGGGTATCTACGCTTACCAAATCGGAGCAGAGTCGGTGATCACTGGTGTATGTGAAACTGACTTTAGTGGTTACCCTGATTGCCGCGATGATTTTGTGAAAGCAATGAATACCGCATTGGTGAAAGGGATGGATCGTCAGTTAATGATTCAAACCCCGTTGATGTGGTTAAATAAAGCGGAAACCTGGGCACTTGCAGACCAGTATGATGCGTTGCAACTGGTTCGCGAAAACACGCTGACTTGCTACAACGGCATTATTGGTGATGGTTGCGGTGATTGTCCTTCGTGCGATCTGCGTAAAGCGGGTTTAGATGACTACCTCAACAATAAAGAGGCAGTCATGCAGTCGTTGATTCAAAAACAAAACTCAGAAGCATAG
- a CDS encoding diguanylate cyclase, whose protein sequence is MRTLYPLLSSLLLCSHVFAGGTQNVEQSQNITQWHGVYQSTLKSNPKSALNMLQNRYHSATYDDEKLYVSGLIYEYMSNIKQPYYGNSQGRNTPFAKLESEYILALSERKQGSYDASVKSFTALREQMKQNSNIEGESLMNYQLCYTLNQQGRYHKAHFYCSSLERHLEDNHQDNFPKDLALRIIANNYNFRGDYKKSLSVYRRLLANMPHQSDPSGVYNDVGNLLSELGQFEQSEQYLIQALLARQQEGTPVQVAQVEHSLSAMYSKNKDFDKAITHYQNSLTILEQFEYPYGQGLVYLGLSSAMVESGQPEQAITYINKALSLGERYENNHLQAEAHLAAGFAYLKNSESETAIEHGTSALALATENVRPLLQAKAQLLLSNAHQAQENYQAALQHYEAYSSLELANRDANNIKAMEALDLTKNEYEYDLEQTRLNNERNLKQREFEKLTDQQIIYNFVVLCLLVLLTLAIILQRQTRKKARLDSLTCALNRSTSIDTIKNQTTKASDDMRYVLALIDLDNFKSINDTYGHPAGDSVLEHVCQKINEKLHKGEFIGRLSGEEFILLLKNVDVIDVPFRIQSLHKTISEKRFTTDNNEEASVTASLAYLSTSQPLTNFDELYSILDQALSKAKKHGQNIIIDAYDEPVDLNTEQSIYVG, encoded by the coding sequence ATGCGAACGCTGTATCCCCTGCTCTCCTCTTTGCTTTTATGCAGTCACGTTTTTGCTGGTGGCACCCAAAATGTTGAACAAAGCCAAAACATCACTCAATGGCATGGCGTTTATCAATCCACTCTAAAAAGCAATCCCAAGTCTGCACTTAACATGCTTCAAAACCGCTACCACAGTGCAACATACGACGATGAAAAACTGTACGTGAGTGGTTTGATATATGAATACATGTCTAACATAAAGCAGCCTTACTACGGGAACAGTCAAGGTCGCAACACCCCATTCGCAAAGCTCGAATCAGAATATATCCTCGCGTTAAGTGAACGAAAGCAAGGCAGTTATGACGCTTCCGTTAAGAGCTTTACTGCTTTAAGAGAGCAGATGAAGCAAAACTCTAACATCGAGGGTGAAAGCCTGATGAATTATCAGCTTTGTTACACCCTGAATCAGCAAGGGCGTTACCACAAAGCGCACTTTTACTGTTCATCCTTAGAGCGACACCTGGAAGACAATCATCAAGATAACTTCCCGAAAGATCTCGCTTTACGTATCATTGCTAATAACTACAATTTTCGCGGAGACTATAAAAAATCTCTAAGCGTTTATCGCCGACTGCTGGCAAACATGCCTCATCAAAGTGATCCTTCTGGTGTCTATAATGACGTAGGCAACCTCCTGTCAGAGCTTGGCCAGTTCGAGCAATCAGAGCAATACCTCATTCAGGCCCTACTTGCTCGCCAGCAAGAAGGCACGCCAGTTCAGGTTGCGCAAGTCGAGCACAGCCTTTCAGCAATGTATTCAAAAAATAAAGATTTTGATAAAGCCATTACTCATTATCAAAATTCGTTAACGATTCTGGAGCAATTCGAATATCCGTATGGTCAGGGGCTGGTATACTTAGGCCTTTCGTCAGCGATGGTAGAATCCGGCCAACCAGAACAAGCAATAACGTATATTAATAAAGCCCTCTCTCTTGGTGAGCGCTATGAGAATAATCATCTTCAGGCCGAAGCGCATTTAGCGGCCGGCTTTGCTTACCTTAAAAACTCCGAGTCAGAAACCGCCATCGAGCATGGCACTTCTGCGCTGGCATTAGCCACCGAAAATGTAAGGCCGTTACTGCAAGCAAAGGCTCAATTACTCCTTTCTAATGCCCATCAGGCACAGGAAAATTACCAGGCAGCTTTACAGCATTATGAAGCTTATTCATCGCTCGAACTCGCTAATCGTGACGCTAATAACATCAAGGCGATGGAAGCATTGGATTTAACAAAAAATGAATATGAGTACGACCTTGAACAGACACGCCTGAACAACGAACGAAATCTAAAACAACGCGAGTTTGAAAAACTCACAGACCAACAGATCATCTACAATTTCGTTGTTTTATGTTTGCTTGTCTTACTAACACTGGCCATTATTTTACAGCGTCAGACACGGAAAAAAGCGCGTTTAGATAGTTTGACTTGTGCTCTGAACCGCTCCACCAGTATCGATACGATAAAAAATCAAACCACTAAAGCGTCAGATGATATGCGCTATGTGCTTGCATTGATTGATCTAGACAATTTTAAATCCATTAACGATACATACGGTCATCCCGCGGGAGACTCCGTTTTGGAACATGTTTGTCAGAAGATAAACGAGAAGTTACATAAGGGCGAGTTTATCGGACGTTTGAGTGGTGAGGAGTTCATCCTATTGCTGAAAAATGTCGACGTCATTGATGTACCATTCAGGATTCAAAGTCTACATAAAACCATCTCAGAGAAGCGGTTTACGACAGACAACAATGAAGAAGCGAGCGTGACAGCAAGCTTGGCCTATCTATCTACTTCACAGCCATTAACCAACTTTGATGAGCTGTATTCGATATTAGACCAAGCGTTGAGTAAGGCAAAGAAGCATGGGCAAAACATCATTATTGATGCCTACGATGAACCCGTAGACCTCAACACTGAGCAAAGCATTTACGTGGGTTAG
- a CDS encoding DUF2750 domain-containing protein, which produces MSKLTSDIQANLELFVAETKENQLVWGLRNEEGWLSCDSTEFENSEVMPFWSSKEDAEAHNVEEWADFNVLEIPLDIFVEDWLLTLAEDGVLVGTNWNDQLEGKEMEPQDLAKLYVD; this is translated from the coding sequence ATGAGCAAACTTACATCAGATATCCAGGCAAACCTTGAACTTTTCGTCGCGGAAACCAAAGAAAACCAGTTGGTTTGGGGTTTACGTAATGAAGAAGGTTGGCTGTCTTGTGATTCAACTGAATTCGAAAATAGTGAAGTGATGCCATTCTGGTCTTCTAAAGAAGATGCAGAAGCGCATAACGTTGAAGAGTGGGCTGATTTCAACGTCCTGGAAATTCCGTTGGATATCTTTGTAGAAGATTGGCTTCTTACTCTTGCTGAAGACGGTGTTCTTGTTGGAACAAACTGGAACGATCAGCTAGAAGGCAAAGAAATGGAGCCACAAGATCTAGCGAAGCTTTACGTAGACTAA
- a CDS encoding class I SAM-dependent methyltransferase, protein MTAAIYLVKGREKSVKRKHPWIFSRGISKVEGEPALGETVDVFTHDGKWLAKAAYSPESQIRARIWSFEKEEINKAFFVKRLKDAQLLREDVIERDGLTGYRLIAAESDGLPGVTIDRYQNYFVCQLLSAGAEYNKQAIVDALVECFPDCNVYERSDVAVRKKEGLKETTGVLHGEEPPKSVVIEENGVKISVDIVGGHKTGFYLDQRDSRQQAMKYVKDKEVLNCFSYTGGFGLYALKGGAKRVINADVSQPALDTAKYNAELNEFDISKKRAVFLNADVFKLLREYRDQGTKFDVVIMDPPKFAESKAQLNGACRGYKDINMLAMQILKPGGTLLTYSCSGLMDQVLFQKIIADAAIDANRKVKFVERFEQAADHPTDTAYPEGFYLKGFACKVL, encoded by the coding sequence ATGACAGCTGCTATCTATTTGGTTAAAGGTCGTGAGAAATCGGTTAAGCGTAAGCATCCTTGGATTTTCTCCCGAGGCATCAGTAAAGTTGAGGGCGAACCTGCACTTGGCGAAACGGTTGATGTATTCACTCACGACGGTAAATGGCTAGCAAAAGCGGCTTATTCACCAGAATCTCAGATCCGAGCTCGTATCTGGAGTTTTGAAAAAGAAGAAATCAACAAAGCGTTTTTCGTTAAGCGTTTAAAAGATGCACAACTTCTGCGCGAAGATGTGATTGAACGCGATGGATTAACAGGCTACCGCCTAATCGCAGCAGAGTCAGACGGCTTACCTGGTGTCACTATCGACCGCTACCAAAACTACTTTGTATGTCAGTTACTGAGTGCCGGAGCTGAATACAACAAACAAGCAATTGTCGATGCCCTTGTTGAATGCTTCCCGGATTGTAATGTTTATGAACGCTCTGATGTAGCAGTACGTAAGAAAGAAGGCCTGAAAGAAACGACTGGTGTTTTACACGGCGAAGAGCCACCAAAATCAGTCGTGATTGAAGAGAACGGTGTGAAGATCAGCGTTGATATCGTAGGTGGTCACAAGACCGGCTTTTATCTGGATCAACGTGACAGCCGTCAGCAAGCGATGAAATATGTGAAAGATAAAGAAGTCCTAAACTGCTTTTCTTACACAGGAGGCTTTGGTCTTTACGCACTAAAAGGTGGCGCGAAACGTGTTATCAATGCCGACGTTTCTCAGCCAGCCTTGGATACAGCAAAATACAATGCGGAACTGAATGAGTTTGATATCTCGAAGAAACGCGCTGTATTCTTAAATGCAGATGTGTTTAAGCTGCTCCGTGAGTACCGTGATCAAGGTACTAAGTTCGATGTTGTTATTATGGACCCACCTAAGTTTGCAGAAAGTAAGGCGCAGCTTAACGGTGCATGTCGCGGATACAAAGACATCAATATGCTGGCAATGCAAATTCTAAAGCCAGGCGGCACTTTGCTGACCTACTCTTGCTCAGGTTTAATGGATCAAGTGCTGTTCCAAAAGATCATCGCGGATGCTGCTATAGATGCAAATCGCAAAGTGAAGTTTGTTGAACGCTTCGAACAAGCAGCAGACCACCCAACAGATACCGCTTATCCTGAAGGTTTTTACCTGAAAGGTTTTGCCTGTAAAGTACTTTAA